The proteins below come from a single Candidatus Zixiibacteriota bacterium genomic window:
- the purS gene encoding phosphoribosylformylglycinamidine synthase subunit PurS produces MTSSKKATVYVRLKDGVLDPQGVTIQKALAQMGYDDFLSVRTGKFFELEVSAGAKDIDRKIDEVCSKLLANPVIEAFEVKK; encoded by the coding sequence ATGACGAGCAGTAAAAAGGCAACCGTGTATGTGCGCCTCAAAGACGGCGTGCTCGATCCGCAGGGAGTGACGATCCAGAAGGCGCTTGCCCAGATGGGCTACGATGACTTCCTGTCGGTCCGCACCGGCAAGTTCTTTGAACTTGAAGTGAGCGCCGGGGCGAAAGATATCGATAGGAAGATCGACGAGGTGTGCTCGAAGCTGCTCGCAAACCCCGTGATCGAGGCCTTCGAGGTAAAAAAGTAG